A single window of Magnetococcus marinus MC-1 DNA harbors:
- the mnmH gene encoding tRNA 2-selenouridine(34) synthase MnmH, producing MAVDVQTFLDPADTTPIIDVRSPAEYAKGHLPGALSMPLFTDAERAEVGTTYKQVGPEQAFSLGLERVGPKMAGFVKQARQIAPHGRIKVYCWRGGKRSGSMGWLLAQAGFESLVLEGGYKAYRNHLLTTLGQPLKLAVVGGMTGSGKTEILQQLAMAGEQVIDLEGLANHRGSAFGGVGLPAQPSNEQFWNLVFDRFNQLDPNRTIWVEDESRSIGCVTVPEPLFVQMRLAPVYAVSVETALRVEHLQQVYAGHAVEALEASLLKIEKRLGTRHTAQLREALLAGEMAQVTQQLLDYYDKMYRYGLERRTPGQVVEVTLQPAPQRWSEWLQRITPRLMEIRS from the coding sequence ATGGCTGTTGATGTTCAAACCTTTTTGGATCCAGCGGATACCACGCCCATTATTGATGTGCGCTCCCCTGCTGAGTATGCCAAGGGCCACCTGCCCGGTGCGCTGAGCATGCCGCTGTTTACCGATGCCGAACGGGCAGAGGTGGGCACCACCTACAAACAGGTGGGGCCAGAGCAAGCCTTTAGTCTGGGTCTGGAGCGGGTAGGACCCAAGATGGCTGGCTTTGTCAAACAGGCCCGCCAGATCGCCCCCCATGGACGCATTAAGGTCTATTGCTGGCGGGGGGGTAAGCGCAGTGGCAGCATGGGCTGGTTGCTCGCCCAAGCGGGTTTTGAAAGCTTGGTATTAGAAGGGGGCTACAAGGCTTACCGCAATCACCTGCTCACCACGTTGGGGCAACCCTTAAAGCTGGCCGTGGTGGGGGGCATGACCGGCAGCGGCAAAACGGAGATCCTTCAGCAGTTGGCTATGGCTGGAGAGCAGGTGATTGATCTGGAAGGGCTGGCGAACCATCGCGGCTCTGCCTTTGGTGGGGTGGGTCTGCCTGCCCAACCCAGCAATGAACAGTTTTGGAACCTGGTTTTTGACCGCTTTAATCAACTGGATCCTAACCGCACCATCTGGGTGGAGGACGAGAGCCGCTCCATTGGATGTGTAACGGTGCCTGAGCCCCTGTTTGTGCAGATGCGCCTTGCGCCGGTTTATGCGGTGTCGGTAGAGACCGCCTTGCGGGTAGAGCACCTGCAACAGGTTTATGCGGGTCATGCGGTGGAGGCCTTGGAGGCCTCGTTACTTAAAATTGAAAAGCGGCTTGGTACGCGGCATACCGCCCAACTGCGTGAGGCGCTGCTGGCTGGGGAGATGGCCCAGGTTACGCAGCAACTCTTGGATTATTACGATAAAATGTATCGCTATGGATTGGAGCGACGTACACCGGGGCAGGTGGTTGAGGTCACGTTGCAGCCCGCCCCGCAGCGTTGGTCGGAGTGGTTACAGCGGATTACCCCGCGCCTTATGGAGATAAGATCTTGA
- a CDS encoding putative bifunctional diguanylate cyclase/phosphodiesterase translates to MKRGSAQTQQGVPQSLDAIQVEGASRQQLELFRALLDQAPDMILLVRMQPNLPFVDANGLARQKLSLNPAENVQHEMAKRLGKALVQRIWDLYGEGGLSDEDRPVNIESSLDLQDHARCPVEVSLRCVTLQGQRYGVLIIRDVHIRKDHEEAILQQANFDTLTGLPNRTIMLDRLGQAIFRAQRGRARVGLICLDLDRFKQVNDFVGHSQGDDLLKQVTQRLKGCIRSEDTLARAGGDKFVAILQQLHEPAQALMVAEKMLDVLRQPLAYEDHQLVVTASVGLTLYPDNGLTPEVLFSHGDRAMYQAKEDGRNCLRFYTAELDQVARTRIEIESHLRQARVQGELSLVYQPLVDLQRRQIIGAETLLRWTSARLGEMSPEHFIPIAEDSGAIQEIGTMVLQSAFVQGALWARQMGAFRLSVNVSVRQFKSPDFVPLIAGLMAEAPPELVLDLELTEHLLMEDDHKVAETLLQLKKLGVHLSIDDFGTGYSSLSYLKQFPIDILKIDRAFVRDVDQDENSASLTRAILSMAKSLNLDIVAEGIERPQHLDFLLKHACPWGQGYLFSEPVQPARFDRLLLEGLPRDKDFTY, encoded by the coding sequence ATGAAGAGGGGGTCTGCCCAAACCCAGCAAGGTGTGCCGCAATCCCTGGATGCGATCCAGGTAGAGGGCGCCTCACGACAGCAATTGGAGCTGTTTCGTGCCCTGCTGGATCAAGCCCCCGATATGATCCTTTTGGTGCGCATGCAGCCAAACCTGCCGTTTGTGGACGCCAATGGCTTGGCCCGTCAAAAATTGAGCCTAAATCCAGCAGAAAATGTCCAGCATGAGATGGCCAAACGGTTAGGCAAAGCCCTTGTGCAGCGCATATGGGATCTTTACGGAGAGGGAGGGCTTTCGGACGAGGACCGGCCTGTCAACATAGAGAGCAGCCTCGACCTGCAAGATCATGCCCGGTGTCCGGTCGAGGTGAGCCTGCGCTGCGTCACCCTGCAAGGGCAGCGCTATGGTGTTTTAATAATCCGTGATGTCCATATTCGCAAGGATCATGAAGAGGCCATTCTTCAACAAGCCAATTTTGATACCCTTACCGGGCTGCCCAACCGCACCATTATGCTGGACCGTTTGGGGCAGGCCATTTTTCGTGCCCAACGGGGCCGAGCACGGGTGGGGTTGATTTGCCTGGACCTAGATCGCTTTAAGCAGGTCAATGATTTTGTGGGGCATAGCCAGGGGGATGACCTGCTCAAACAGGTAACGCAGCGCTTAAAAGGGTGCATCCGCAGTGAAGATACCCTGGCGAGAGCCGGGGGGGATAAGTTTGTGGCGATCCTGCAACAGTTGCACGAGCCCGCCCAAGCATTGATGGTTGCCGAAAAAATGTTGGATGTGCTACGCCAACCCCTGGCGTATGAAGATCACCAACTGGTGGTGACCGCCAGTGTCGGTCTGACCCTCTATCCCGATAATGGTTTAACGCCCGAAGTTCTGTTTAGCCATGGGGATCGGGCCATGTATCAAGCCAAAGAGGATGGCCGCAACTGCCTACGCTTTTACACCGCTGAGCTGGACCAAGTGGCCCGCACCCGTATTGAGATTGAATCACACCTGCGTCAGGCGCGGGTGCAGGGTGAGCTAAGTTTGGTCTATCAACCCTTGGTGGATCTACAGCGGCGTCAAATTATTGGGGCTGAAACGCTGTTGCGCTGGACCAGCGCCCGACTGGGTGAGATGTCCCCCGAACACTTTATCCCTATTGCCGAGGATTCTGGGGCCATCCAAGAGATTGGCACCATGGTGTTGCAGTCTGCCTTTGTGCAAGGGGCCTTGTGGGCTCGGCAAATGGGGGCGTTTCGGTTGTCGGTCAATGTTTCGGTGCGGCAGTTTAAATCCCCTGATTTTGTGCCGCTGATCGCAGGTTTAATGGCAGAGGCCCCCCCAGAGCTGGTGTTGGATCTGGAGCTAACGGAACACTTGTTGATGGAAGATGACCATAAAGTGGCAGAAACCCTGCTCCAATTAAAAAAATTGGGGGTGCATCTCTCCATTGACGATTTTGGCACCGGTTATTCGTCCCTAAGCTATCTCAAGCAATTTCCGATTGATATTCTTAAAATAGATCGCGCCTTTGTGCGGGATGTGGACCAGGATGAAAACAGTGCCTCCCTCACCCGCGCCATCCTCTCTATGGCAAAAAGTTTGAACCTAGACATTGTGGCCGAGGGTATTGAACGTCCCCAACATCTGGATTTTCTGCTAAAACATGCCTGTCCTTGGGGGCAGGGTTATCTGTTTAGTGAGCCGGTGCAACCCGCCCGCTTTGACCGTTTGTTGCTGGAGGGGTTGCCCCGTGATAAAGATTTTACCTACTAG
- a CDS encoding gamma-glutamylcyclotransferase family protein, with protein MLGIALADLKMRTFYYLAYGSNLNRAHMAQRCGAAQPVGWCLLQDWQLCFRYWADVQPAPGCHVYGGLYRITPGCEKALDLYEEFPSLYDKRYTTVEAHLYEQPIQPLPVMFYCMRGGAYQAPDAAYLAEITQGMIDFNFPLDALQRAAGLSLS; from the coding sequence ATGCTGGGCATCGCCTTAGCCGATTTGAAGATGCGCACCTTCTACTATCTGGCCTACGGCAGTAACCTTAACCGCGCCCATATGGCGCAACGCTGTGGTGCGGCCCAGCCGGTGGGGTGGTGCCTGTTGCAGGATTGGCAGCTCTGTTTCCGCTACTGGGCCGATGTGCAGCCCGCCCCGGGTTGTCATGTCTATGGGGGGCTCTACCGCATTACCCCCGGTTGCGAGAAGGCGTTGGATCTGTATGAGGAGTTTCCCTCCCTGTATGATAAACGCTACACAACGGTAGAGGCACACCTCTATGAACAGCCCATCCAACCCCTGCCGGTGATGTTTTATTGTATGCGGGGTGGGGCCTATCAAGCCCCTGATGCGGCCTATCTGGCCGAGATCACCCAGGGTATGATAGATTTTAATTTCCCCTTGGACGCCTTGCAAAGGGCAGCGGGGCTTTCTCTGTCCTGA
- a CDS encoding PilZ domain-containing protein: MSETHEDQEGLELEPSEVVDQPRRIEALIKQAFMSEEHVEIQVNDQPRIFFSQFMDYLPPVVGDEPPQQGETGAQDEADLFATDGPYEPLSYLDKHARLLIGPLEPEVGNEQLQASREVRLLFFENRKSFTATVCYRALQTQPEGPVYVLDFPQQLLVQRMRRHFRARVEYGVAATLNVSAEKGRKISKVELVNLSVGGLAWSNAKLIDSFEVGTRLKMDLQVDKLPAITVWGTVRNRGMEKIPRRGGKSINQPVVGMAFELEDNLLVQKVEQAAALVQREYLSRLRLKREAAKPPAASEPSGKAAALRGLFKAKKGYFS, from the coding sequence ATGAGCGAGACACACGAGGATCAGGAAGGTTTGGAGCTTGAGCCCAGCGAGGTGGTGGATCAGCCTAGGCGTATCGAGGCCTTGATTAAACAGGCTTTCATGTCCGAAGAGCATGTGGAGATACAGGTTAATGACCAGCCCCGCATCTTTTTTTCTCAGTTTATGGATTATCTGCCCCCGGTGGTGGGAGATGAGCCACCCCAGCAGGGAGAAACAGGGGCGCAGGATGAGGCCGACCTGTTTGCCACCGATGGCCCCTATGAACCCCTAAGCTATCTGGATAAACATGCCCGTTTGTTGATTGGTCCGCTGGAGCCTGAGGTGGGTAATGAGCAGCTGCAAGCCAGCCGGGAGGTGCGCTTGCTGTTTTTTGAAAACCGCAAAAGTTTCACCGCGACGGTGTGCTATCGGGCACTGCAAACCCAGCCGGAAGGGCCGGTTTATGTGCTGGATTTTCCCCAGCAACTGCTGGTACAGCGCATGCGCCGCCATTTTCGTGCCCGTGTGGAGTATGGGGTGGCCGCCACCCTGAATGTGAGTGCGGAAAAGGGGCGTAAAATCTCTAAGGTGGAGTTGGTTAATCTAAGCGTGGGGGGCTTGGCTTGGAGCAATGCCAAACTGATTGATAGCTTTGAGGTCGGCACGCGTCTAAAAATGGATCTACAGGTGGATAAACTGCCCGCCATCACGGTGTGGGGCACCGTACGTAACCGGGGCATGGAGAAAATCCCTCGACGTGGAGGAAAATCCATTAACCAACCGGTGGTGGGTATGGCGTTTGAGCTGGAAGATAATCTACTGGTGCAAAAGGTGGAGCAGGCCGCGGCCTTGGTGCAGCGGGAATATCTAAGTCGGCTGCGCCTTAAACGAGAGGCAGCGAAACCCCCAGCGGCCAGCGAGCCCAGCGGGAAAGCCGCCGCGTTGCGTGGCTTGTTTAAAGCGAAAAAAGGCTATTTTTCCTAA
- a CDS encoding methyl-accepting chemotaxis protein, with protein sequence MIKLNSLDKKIMLGVGLVGFFALLSMGGFAIYKMEKAVLFENTMGVNKLTSGVINGLESIMLSGNSELARDLAQRLSKMEDVRSFRILRLDGQEAFVEGQEAPEDAETGWVGFRHFDATKVSPLFASAVENKQEVSFDHTDADGGRQRSYLVPILNKEPCQACHGDQHDVRGVLKITVSTEEMISNISQTRLDLALMLTISIILFLVLLKYILKFLIINPVNTVKAKMRDFAEGENPDLTQKLDFTSNDEIGELVYWFNQFLGVISEIVENVKGSAVTLDQLALILNQASEHMSAGIDSVQTQTISSTGLTETMRVQMEDVSRATMGIVALLESSVERVTDVNQSMVTIAAAAEEANTNLRHVADSSDSMSQNMSQIKEAANRSNENFDIIASSVTSLGDSFQKVRSRCKNALHDAGQAVELSLETSQLVQHLEEATETISRTVGEIRQIADQTNMLALNASIEAAGAGQAGLGFAVVANEVKQLASRTAQATVSITKDTKSIQERTKKAIQATERVAEMIQALGDSNRKITDSVDEQNQALDEISLAISQSAKETIAVTNSINATSEGISETARNVNEISYGMDEVTRSVAIISSHVNDLANAVKNGARQGKDSIGTVMEVAKSSQMIVEAMEAGMQSAEGIQVLSNSVRQHAKTLSDLGKTLNNQLARFICG encoded by the coding sequence ATGATCAAACTCAACTCTCTTGATAAAAAAATTATGCTTGGCGTTGGTTTGGTGGGATTTTTTGCCCTATTAAGCATGGGGGGCTTTGCCATTTATAAAATGGAGAAAGCTGTGCTGTTTGAAAATACAATGGGCGTCAACAAGCTTACCTCTGGTGTGATCAATGGGCTGGAGAGCATCATGCTCTCTGGCAACTCCGAGCTGGCAAGGGACCTAGCCCAAAGACTTAGTAAAATGGAGGATGTAAGGAGTTTCCGGATCTTACGCTTAGATGGTCAAGAAGCCTTTGTTGAGGGGCAAGAAGCCCCAGAAGATGCCGAGACGGGCTGGGTGGGATTTCGACATTTTGATGCGACCAAAGTGAGTCCTCTTTTTGCGTCGGCCGTTGAAAACAAACAAGAGGTTAGCTTTGATCACACCGATGCCGATGGGGGCCGGCAACGGAGTTATCTCGTGCCCATCCTAAATAAGGAGCCCTGCCAGGCTTGCCATGGAGACCAGCACGATGTGCGTGGCGTCTTAAAGATCACCGTCTCTACGGAAGAGATGATCAGTAATATTTCGCAAACTCGATTAGATCTCGCTCTTATGCTTACTATAAGTATTATTTTATTTTTAGTATTACTTAAATATATCCTTAAATTTTTAATTATTAACCCCGTTAATACCGTCAAAGCAAAAATGCGCGATTTTGCTGAGGGTGAAAACCCCGACCTTACGCAAAAACTCGACTTCACCTCCAATGATGAGATTGGAGAACTGGTTTACTGGTTTAATCAATTTCTTGGGGTGATCAGTGAAATTGTTGAAAATGTCAAAGGCAGTGCGGTCACTCTTGATCAGCTTGCGTTGATATTAAATCAAGCATCCGAACATATGAGTGCGGGGATTGATAGTGTGCAAACGCAAACGATCTCCTCAACCGGTCTCACAGAAACCATGCGCGTACAGATGGAAGATGTATCCAGAGCGACGATGGGTATTGTTGCCCTGCTCGAATCCAGCGTGGAACGCGTGACAGATGTCAATCAAAGCATGGTGACAATCGCGGCGGCGGCTGAGGAGGCCAATACAAACCTACGGCATGTTGCAGACAGTTCAGACTCCATGAGCCAAAACATGTCACAGATTAAAGAGGCGGCCAACCGGAGCAATGAAAATTTCGATATTATCGCCTCTTCCGTCACCTCCTTAGGGGACTCTTTTCAAAAAGTACGATCCCGTTGTAAAAACGCCCTTCATGACGCCGGTCAAGCCGTTGAACTCTCACTAGAGACCTCTCAACTGGTTCAGCATCTTGAAGAAGCGACAGAGACCATCAGCAGAACAGTCGGGGAAATTCGTCAAATTGCGGATCAAACCAATATGCTGGCATTGAATGCATCCATTGAAGCTGCGGGAGCGGGTCAAGCAGGACTCGGGTTTGCTGTGGTTGCAAATGAAGTAAAACAACTGGCTAGCCGCACGGCTCAAGCCACCGTTAGCATTACAAAGGACACCAAAAGCATTCAGGAAAGAACAAAAAAGGCGATCCAAGCGACAGAACGGGTCGCAGAGATGATCCAAGCGTTGGGTGACAGCAATCGTAAAATCACCGACTCAGTTGATGAGCAAAACCAAGCTCTCGACGAAATTAGCCTTGCCATCTCGCAATCTGCCAAAGAGACCATCGCGGTTACGAACAGCATCAATGCCACCTCCGAGGGTATTTCAGAAACCGCAAGGAATGTGAATGAAATTTCATATGGGATGGATGAGGTAACACGCAGCGTGGCCATTATAAGCTCTCATGTCAATGACTTAGCTAACGCCGTCAAGAATGGCGCAAGGCAAGGAAAAGATTCCATTGGAACCGTCATGGAAGTGGCAAAATCCTCTCAGATGATTGTGGAAGCGATGGAGGCAGGCATGCAATCCGCTGAGGGTATCCAAGTACTTAGTAACTCAGTACGCCAACATGCCAAAACCCTCTCTGACCTTGGCAAAACACTGAACAATCAGTTAGCCCGCTTTATTTGTGGTTAA
- the selD gene encoding selenide, water dikinase SelD — protein MNAPIKLTEFSPGSGCGCKLSPKDLAAIVHGTQTFAAAPDARLLVGNDSNDDAAVYDIGNGQALISTTDFFTPIVNDPFLFGQIASVNAISDVYAMGGQPLVAIGILGWPVKKLPIEVAQKVLEGARSVCAQVGIALAGGHSIDISEPIFGLAVTGQVAIEHLKRNNSAQAGCQLFLTKPLGVGILTTAEKRGILKPEHASAAVDSMTRLNTLGMALGKLPGVTAMTDVTGFGLLGHLVEMCEGSGVNGVVRRHAVPLIEGLDYYLDQGSTPGGTKRNWQSYGHKVSSISERDQMVLCDPQTSGGLLVAVTEEGMAAFQQVSAAAGLSLHPLGELTAREGFSPDHPYVTVV, from the coding sequence TTGAATGCCCCCATTAAATTGACCGAGTTTAGCCCCGGTTCCGGCTGTGGTTGCAAACTCTCGCCCAAGGATCTGGCGGCCATTGTCCATGGTACCCAAACCTTTGCGGCAGCCCCCGATGCACGGTTGCTGGTGGGTAATGACAGCAATGACGATGCCGCTGTCTATGACATAGGCAATGGTCAGGCATTGATTAGCACCACCGATTTTTTTACGCCCATTGTTAATGATCCCTTTTTGTTTGGCCAAATTGCCTCGGTCAACGCCATTAGCGATGTTTACGCCATGGGGGGGCAGCCTTTGGTGGCCATTGGTATTTTGGGTTGGCCCGTGAAAAAACTGCCCATCGAGGTGGCGCAAAAGGTGCTCGAAGGGGCGCGTTCAGTGTGTGCCCAAGTGGGGATTGCCCTGGCTGGGGGGCACAGTATTGATATCTCTGAGCCCATTTTTGGTTTGGCGGTCACCGGGCAGGTGGCCATTGAGCACCTAAAACGCAATAACAGCGCACAAGCGGGCTGCCAACTGTTTTTGACCAAACCCTTGGGGGTGGGCATTCTCACCACCGCCGAAAAACGGGGCATTCTCAAACCGGAACATGCCAGCGCAGCGGTAGACTCCATGACCCGTCTCAATACCCTGGGTATGGCACTGGGTAAATTGCCCGGTGTAACCGCCATGACCGATGTGACCGGGTTTGGTCTGTTGGGTCATTTGGTGGAGATGTGCGAGGGCAGTGGGGTTAATGGTGTGGTGCGGCGCCACGCGGTACCGCTGATTGAGGGGTTGGATTATTATCTCGATCAGGGGAGCACCCCAGGTGGTACCAAACGCAACTGGCAGAGCTACGGGCACAAGGTAAGCAGCATCAGCGAGCGGGATCAGATGGTATTGTGCGATCCCCAGACCAGCGGTGGGCTGTTGGTGGCGGTGACGGAGGAAGGGATGGCGGCATTTCAGCAGGTAAGCGCTGCCGCTGGCTTGTCGTTGCACCCCTTGGGTGAATTAACCGCGCGCGAGGGTTTCTCCCCGGATCATCCCTATGTGACGGTGGTTTAG